The following coding sequences lie in one Oryza brachyantha chromosome 10, ObraRS2, whole genome shotgun sequence genomic window:
- the LOC102711184 gene encoding probable NAD(P)H-dependent oxidoreductase 2, producing the protein MVQHAADPLVFLQMKPHTPRGPTITLSRGSSTLQMGSIPEVPTSALLPTMPRIGMGTAAFPFTSSEETTAALLRAIELGYRHFDTARLYATEGCVGAAVTEAVRRGLIASRADVFVTSKLWCSDAHAGRVVPAARETLRNLGMEYVDLFLVHWPASVMPGKYEFPFPKEEMAPSFDMEGVWRGMEECHRLGLARAIGVSNFSAEKLEQLLSLAAVRPAVNQVEMNPMWQQRKLREVCRREGVQLCGYSPLGAKGTPWGSPAVMDSDVLHQIAGSKGKTLAQELVSEHPNDLLEMDVRAG; encoded by the coding sequence ATGGTGCAGCATGCAGCAGATCCACTCGTTTTTCTACAAATGAAGCCACACACCCCTCGTGGTCCGACCATCACACTCAGCAGAGGTAGCAGCACACTGCAAATGGGGAGCATCCCGGAGGTGCCGACGAGCGCGCTGCTGCCGACCATGCCGCGCATCGGCATGGGCACGGCGGCGTTCCCCTTCACGTCCTCGGAGGAGAccacggcggcgctgctccgcGCCATCGAGCTCGGCTACCGCCACTTCGACACGGCCAGGCTATACGCCACCGAGGGCTGCGTCGGCGCGGCCGTGACCGAGGCCGTCCGGCGCGGCCTCATCGCCTCCCGCGCCGACGTGTTCGTCACCTCCAAGCTCTGGTGCAGCGACGCCCACGCCGGCCGCGTGGTGCCAGCGGCGAGGGAGACGCTCCGCAACCTCGGGATGGAGTACGTCGACCTGTTCCTCGTGCACTGGCCGGCGAGCGTGATGCCCGGGAAGTACGAGTTCCCGTTCCCCAAGGAGGAGATGGCGCCGTCGTTCGACATGGAGGGCGTGTGGCGTGGCATGGAGGAGTGCCATCGTCTCGGCCTCGCTCGCGCCATCGGCGTCAGCAACTTCTCCGCCGAGAAGCTGGAGCAGCTGCtgtcgctcgccgccgtgcggccGGCGGTGAACCAGGTGGAGATGAACCCGATGTGGCAGCAGAGGAAGCTGCGGGAGGTGTGCCGGCGGGAGGGCGTGCAGCTGTGCGGGTACTCGCCGCTGGGAGCGAAGGGCACGCCGTGGGGCAGCCCGGCGGTGATGGACTCCGACGTCCTCCATCAGATCGCCGGATCCAAAGGCAAGACGCTTGCTCAG
- the LOC102710905 gene encoding probable NAD(P)H-dependent oxidoreductase 1, translated as MASNSFPKVPASALLPTMPRIGMGTAAFPFTSSEETTAALLRAIELGYRHFDTARIYATEGCVGAAVAEAVRRGLIASRADVFVTSKLWCSDAHAGRVVPAARETLRNLGMEYVDLFLVHWPVSLTPPGKYEYPFAKEEISPSFDMEGVWRGMEECHRLGLARAIGVSNFSAEKLEKLLSVAVVRPAVEQVEVNPMWQQRKLREVCRREGVQLCGYSPLGAKGTPWGSAAVMDSDVLHQIAGSKGKTLAQICLRWLYEHGDVLLVKTYNEKRMKENLEIFEWELSEQEREKISQLPQQRGLPGFQFISDFGPYKCVEDLWDGDV; from the exons ATGGCGAGCAACAGCTTCCCGAAGGTGCCGGCGAGCGCGCTGCTGCCGACCATGCCGCGCATCGGCATGGGCACGGCGGCGTTCCCTTTCACGTCCTCGGAGGAGAccacggcggcgctgctccgcGCCATCGAGCTCGGCTACCGCCACTTCGACACGGCCAGGATATACGCCACCGAGGGGTGCGTCGGCGCGGCCGTGGCGGAGGCCGTCCGGCGTGGCCTCATCGCCTCCCGCGCCGACGTGTTCGTCACCTCCAAGCTCTGGTGCAGCGACGCCCACGCCGGCCGCgtggtgccggcggcgagggagacgcTCCGCAACCTCGGGATGGAGTACGTCGACCTGTTCCTCGTCCACTGGCCGGTCAGCCTCACGCCGCCGGGGAAGTACGAGTACCCGTTCGCGAAGGAGGAGATCTCGCCGTCGTTCGACATGGAGGGCGTGTGGCGCGGCATGGAGGAGTGCCACCGGCTGGGCCTTGCGCGGGCCATCGGCGTCAGCAACTTCTCCGCcgagaagctggagaagcttcTGTCGGTCGCCGTGGtgcggccggcggtggagcAGGTGGAGGTGAACCCGATGTGGCAGCAGAGGAAGCTGCGGGAGGTGTGCCGGCGGGAGGGCGTGCAGCTGTGCGGGTACTCGCCGCTGGGAGCGAAGGGCACGCCGTggggcagcgcggcggtgaTGGACTCCGACGTCCTCCATCAGATCGCCGGATCCAAGGGCAAGACGCTTGCTCAG ATTTGCTTGAGGTGGTTGTACGAGCATGGtgatgttttgttggtgaagACATACAATGAGAAGAGGATGAAGGAGAATCTTGAGATATTTGAGTGGGAGCTGAGTGagcaagagagggagaagatcAGCCAGCTTCCCCAGCAAAGAGGTCTGCCTGGATTTCAGTTCATCTCTGATTTTGGCCCTTACAAGTGCGTTGAAGATCTGTGGGATGGGGACGTGTAG